One part of the Halopenitus persicus genome encodes these proteins:
- a CDS encoding acyl-CoA thioesterase, whose translation MSTFTTEIAVRFRDVDSMGHVNNAVYATYLEQARAAYFREVLGRDLSAVETVLASLSIDYRAPIDLDDEAVTVEIGVPEIGTASVPMTYTIATDAGVAAEAESVQVSYDADAGESVPLPKDWRSTIREYHDL comes from the coding sequence ATGAGCACGTTCACAACCGAGATCGCGGTCCGGTTCCGCGACGTCGACTCGATGGGCCACGTCAACAACGCGGTCTACGCGACCTACCTCGAGCAGGCACGGGCCGCCTACTTCCGGGAGGTGCTGGGTCGCGACCTCTCGGCGGTGGAGACCGTGCTCGCGAGCCTCTCGATCGACTACCGCGCCCCGATCGATCTCGACGACGAGGCCGTGACCGTCGAGATCGGCGTCCCCGAGATCGGCACCGCCAGCGTCCCAATGACGTACACGATCGCCACCGACGCGGGCGTCGCCGCCGAGGCGGAGTCCGTCCAGGTAAGCTACGACGCCGACGCCGGGGAGTCCGTCCCGCTCCCGAAGGACTGGCGGTCGACGATCCGCGAATATCACGACCTGTAG
- a CDS encoding cupin domain-containing protein, translating to MATIRSLADLEGAPHANAFPSAEPKTIRLRLESGERVAPHSHPDREIVAYLLEGAIDLHLDDEIHELGPGDVAHFDGDQDISPVARADSTALLVLAPRSED from the coding sequence GTGGCGACGATCCGGTCCCTCGCCGACCTCGAGGGCGCGCCCCACGCGAACGCCTTCCCGAGCGCGGAGCCGAAGACGATCCGGCTGCGGCTCGAGTCCGGCGAGCGCGTCGCCCCGCACAGCCATCCCGACCGGGAGATCGTGGCGTACCTCCTGGAGGGCGCGATCGATCTGCACCTCGACGACGAGATCCACGAGCTCGGACCCGGTGACGTCGCCCACTTCGACGGCGATCAGGACATCTCCCCGGTCGCCAGGGCCGACAGCACCGCGTTGCTCGTGTTGGCGCCCCGGTCCGAGGACTGA